A genomic stretch from Pyxidicoccus trucidator includes:
- a CDS encoding response regulator encodes MVCALMARLLVVEDNHELASLIVSAAESRGHEARAAYTGEAALEALGPGSKWDIALVDLLLPDIRGSEVLGALRAHGIPAVAVSGVYKGDRFAQEAVQVHGARAFFSKPFELNAVMEALEEAGGISPEPRASPPVPESAPPDELLDEDDLIVLEELAPEPEEGDAASSLHSVAETEALPVPDDGEHALPLPFERREKVWSPTAASPATPSRGTLPEWTLAGDLKDTSVARLLNAYYEARHHGELKLKQGSILKVVYFEAGRIVYAASNLGQERFGRFCVRRGVLPEARLAEVAAYAKEHGLRTGEAMLRLGLMDAARRQQLLEEQVKEIIWSTFTWTEGQYGFSAMRPQRADLVKLSVFPGDLVLEGMEKTETLVALRQRMPPSRRLFPTADPPYGLHELKLQGPQALLLAYADGSKTVEDLLALTDLSERQALATLRGLELLGVLEERPEAPSRRHRITFGL; translated from the coding sequence ATGGTCTGCGCGCTCATGGCGCGACTGCTCGTCGTCGAAGACAACCACGAACTGGCTTCCCTCATCGTCTCCGCGGCCGAGAGCCGGGGGCATGAGGCGCGCGCCGCCTATACCGGCGAGGCCGCCCTGGAGGCACTCGGCCCCGGCTCCAAGTGGGACATCGCCCTCGTGGACCTGCTGCTGCCGGACATCCGCGGCAGCGAGGTGCTGGGCGCGCTGCGCGCCCACGGCATCCCCGCTGTCGCCGTCAGCGGCGTCTACAAGGGGGACCGCTTCGCCCAGGAGGCCGTCCAGGTCCACGGCGCCCGCGCCTTCTTCTCCAAGCCCTTCGAGCTGAACGCCGTCATGGAAGCCCTGGAGGAGGCGGGTGGAATCTCACCCGAGCCCCGCGCGTCCCCCCCCGTGCCGGAGTCCGCGCCGCCCGACGAGCTCCTCGACGAGGACGACCTCATCGTCCTGGAGGAGCTGGCTCCCGAGCCCGAAGAGGGCGACGCCGCCTCCTCCTTGCACTCCGTGGCCGAGACGGAGGCACTGCCCGTCCCGGACGATGGTGAGCACGCCCTCCCGCTGCCCTTCGAGCGGCGCGAGAAGGTGTGGAGCCCCACCGCCGCCTCCCCGGCCACCCCCTCGCGCGGCACCCTGCCCGAGTGGACGCTCGCGGGAGACCTCAAGGACACCTCCGTCGCGCGGCTGCTGAACGCGTACTACGAGGCGCGCCACCACGGAGAGCTGAAGCTCAAGCAGGGCTCCATCCTCAAGGTCGTCTACTTCGAGGCCGGCCGCATCGTGTACGCCGCCTCCAACCTGGGCCAGGAGCGCTTCGGCCGCTTCTGCGTCCGCCGAGGCGTGCTGCCCGAGGCCCGCCTGGCCGAGGTGGCCGCGTACGCGAAGGAGCACGGCCTGCGCACCGGCGAGGCCATGCTGCGCCTGGGCCTCATGGACGCCGCGCGGCGCCAGCAGCTCCTAGAGGAGCAGGTGAAGGAAATCATCTGGTCCACCTTCACCTGGACGGAGGGCCAGTACGGCTTCAGCGCCATGCGGCCGCAGCGCGCGGACCTGGTGAAGCTGTCCGTCTTCCCCGGGGACCTGGTGCTGGAGGGCATGGAGAAGACGGAGACGCTGGTGGCGCTGCGCCAGCGCATGCCGCCCTCGCGCCGCCTCTTCCCCACCGCGGACCCGCCGTATGGCCTGCACGAGCTGAAGCTGCAGGGGCCGCAGGCGCTGCTGCTCGCGTACGCGGACGGCAGCAAGACGGTGGAGGACCTGCTCGCGCTCACGGACCTGTCCGAGCGTCAGGCCCTGGCCACGCTGCGCGGCCTGGAGCTGCTCGGCGTGCTGGAGGAGCGGCCCGAAGCCCCGAGCCGCCGCCACCGCATCACCTTCGGCCTCTAG
- a CDS encoding general secretion pathway protein GspE: MRLGEMLLKEGLVTAEGLEEALEAQVVHGGRLGTNLVELGLVSEQDLAKTLGQLHNTAFASGELVPDPKAMALVSSNHADDKEYLPMRVDSTRLSIAVLNPHDFETLDSIAFKTGKRVVPVVIPEFRMNQLLRRYCKAFRSLRAIDVNAIRPRPAPGSQAELAKASEKAPDLMSEEEFQSVYAQALRGGADYEGDMGEEEVITGVEVMEPLPMPEAPVMQRPVAPVAPPAAQVPVQPPRPVVPAQPFPMTPPPVVFVPPTQPQRPAVPVAAAPTAVPPPQAVPVQRPPEPPPTPMTFAEAQAELARSSDREDVARTVLRFALGKWKRNLLLSVQGSLVTGWHGMGTGVREPAVRRIGVALREQSTFRLVRDTRSHYIGPVKRDAAMGVFYKLLGGGFPTTAVILPLLVRGKVVHLLYVDNGPDQLTPPDVGELLILSQSVGRSYEAMMRRRKSA; the protein is encoded by the coding sequence ATGCGCCTGGGTGAAATGCTCCTGAAGGAAGGTCTCGTCACCGCCGAGGGACTCGAGGAGGCGCTCGAGGCACAGGTGGTGCACGGCGGGCGGCTCGGGACGAACCTCGTGGAGCTCGGGCTGGTGTCCGAGCAGGACCTGGCGAAGACGCTGGGTCAACTGCACAACACCGCGTTTGCGTCCGGGGAGCTGGTGCCGGACCCGAAGGCGATGGCGCTCGTGTCGTCGAACCACGCGGACGACAAGGAGTACCTGCCCATGCGGGTGGACTCGACGCGGCTGAGCATCGCCGTGCTCAACCCGCACGACTTCGAGACGCTGGACTCGATTGCCTTCAAGACGGGCAAGCGGGTGGTGCCGGTGGTCATCCCCGAGTTCCGGATGAACCAGCTGCTGCGCCGCTACTGCAAGGCGTTCCGCTCACTGCGCGCCATCGACGTGAATGCCATCCGCCCGAGGCCCGCGCCGGGCTCGCAGGCGGAGCTGGCGAAGGCGTCCGAGAAGGCGCCGGACCTGATGAGCGAGGAGGAGTTCCAGTCCGTCTACGCTCAGGCCTTGCGCGGAGGGGCGGACTACGAAGGGGACATGGGCGAGGAGGAGGTCATCACCGGGGTGGAGGTGATGGAGCCCCTGCCGATGCCAGAAGCCCCGGTGATGCAGCGGCCCGTGGCTCCGGTCGCGCCTCCGGCGGCGCAGGTGCCGGTGCAGCCGCCGCGTCCGGTGGTGCCCGCGCAGCCCTTCCCGATGACGCCGCCGCCGGTGGTGTTTGTGCCTCCGACGCAGCCGCAGCGCCCGGCAGTGCCCGTGGCGGCGGCTCCGACGGCGGTGCCGCCTCCGCAGGCGGTGCCGGTGCAGCGGCCTCCGGAGCCGCCACCGACGCCGATGACGTTCGCGGAGGCGCAGGCGGAGCTGGCGCGCAGCTCGGACCGCGAGGACGTGGCGCGCACGGTGCTGCGCTTCGCGCTGGGCAAGTGGAAGCGGAACCTGCTGCTGTCGGTGCAGGGCAGCCTGGTGACGGGCTGGCACGGCATGGGCACCGGCGTGCGCGAGCCGGCGGTGCGGCGCATCGGCGTGGCGCTGAGGGAGCAGAGCACCTTCCGGTTGGTGCGCGACACGCGCTCGCACTACATCGGCCCGGTGAAGCGGGACGCGGCGATGGGCGTGTTCTACAAGTTGCTGGGCGGCGGCTTCCCGACGACAGCCGTCATCCTGCCGCTGCTGGTGCGCGGCAAGGTGGTGCACCTGCTCTACGTGGACAACGGGCCCGACCAGCTCACCCCGCCGGACGTGGGCGAGCTGCTCATCCTCTCGCAGAGCGTGGGCCGCTCGTACGAGGCGATGATGCGGCGGCGCAAGAGCGCGTAG
- a CDS encoding trypsin-like peptidase domain-containing protein, whose product MKPGVMTWSLWVVALLASGSASADLARRRDAIVEVVQKVSPAVVYIGTEQEVESRFRGRRSPLEEFFGGMGGDPERQKIEGLGSGAIIDASGIIVTNDHVIRGASAIHVILADGRSFEAEVIGSDAGNDLAVLKVNAREPLPTAKLGTSSDLMIGETVVAIGSPFGLSKTVTAGVVSAVGRTFRADGRVYNDFVQTDAAINPGNSGGPLLNVDGEIIGINTAIFGGGAQGIGFAIPADKVRRIVDELTRFGKVRPAWVGIDTVDLAPRVARQLGWDRAYGALVSTVEPGSPAAQAGVKRGDVVAELGGSRIEDAEDFDTRVRGYPARSPFPLVLFREGGVRTVQVTPTEFPARMVEGLAWERLGLRVREGKRALAVAGVRPESVAAEVGLEPGDVILRVNNQLVPTAEAFREALLTARRGRSVLLLVQRGRYGYHITLPFEQGQGQRL is encoded by the coding sequence ATGAAGCCTGGAGTCATGACGTGGAGCCTGTGGGTGGTGGCGCTGCTCGCCTCTGGGAGCGCGAGCGCGGACCTGGCCCGGCGCCGGGACGCCATCGTCGAGGTCGTCCAGAAGGTCTCCCCCGCTGTCGTCTACATCGGCACCGAGCAGGAGGTGGAGTCCCGCTTCCGGGGCCGGCGCTCCCCTCTGGAGGAGTTCTTCGGCGGCATGGGCGGAGACCCGGAGCGCCAGAAGATTGAGGGCCTGGGCAGCGGCGCCATCATCGACGCGTCCGGCATCATCGTCACCAATGACCACGTCATCCGTGGCGCCTCCGCCATCCATGTGATTCTGGCGGACGGTCGCTCGTTCGAAGCGGAGGTGATTGGCAGCGATGCGGGCAACGACCTGGCCGTGCTCAAGGTCAACGCGCGCGAGCCGCTGCCCACCGCGAAGCTGGGCACCAGCTCGGACCTGATGATTGGTGAGACGGTGGTGGCCATCGGCAGCCCGTTCGGCCTGAGCAAGACGGTGACGGCGGGCGTGGTCTCCGCCGTGGGCCGCACCTTCCGAGCGGACGGGCGCGTCTACAACGACTTCGTCCAGACGGACGCGGCCATCAACCCCGGCAACTCGGGCGGCCCGCTGCTCAACGTGGACGGTGAAATCATCGGCATCAACACCGCCATCTTCGGCGGCGGCGCGCAGGGCATCGGCTTCGCGATTCCGGCGGACAAGGTGCGGCGCATCGTCGATGAGCTGACCCGCTTCGGAAAGGTGCGCCCCGCGTGGGTGGGCATCGACACGGTGGACCTGGCTCCGCGCGTGGCCCGGCAGCTCGGGTGGGACCGCGCCTACGGCGCGCTGGTGTCCACCGTGGAGCCCGGCAGCCCCGCGGCCCAGGCCGGCGTGAAGCGTGGAGACGTGGTGGCGGAGCTGGGCGGCTCGCGCATCGAGGACGCCGAGGACTTCGACACGCGCGTGCGCGGCTACCCCGCCCGCTCGCCCTTCCCCCTGGTCCTCTTCCGAGAGGGCGGCGTGCGCACGGTGCAGGTGACGCCTACGGAATTCCCCGCTCGCATGGTCGAGGGGCTGGCTTGGGAGCGGCTGGGACTCAGGGTGCGGGAGGGCAAGCGGGCGCTGGCGGTGGCGGGCGTGCGTCCCGAATCGGTGGCGGCCGAGGTGGGGCTGGAGCCGGGGGACGTCATCCTGCGGGTGAACAACCAGCTGGTGCCCACGGCGGAGGCGTTCCGGGAGGCGCTGCTGACGGCGCGACGCGGACGGAGCGTGTTGCTGCTCGTGCAGCGGGGCCGGTACGGGTACCACATCACGCTGCCCTTCGAGCAGGGCCAGGGGCAGCGGCTCTAG
- a CDS encoding VOC family protein, which produces MDVQGFHHVAIQARDIERVTAFYRDLLGFPELTRHLRPDGSLRSIWVGVPGGGFLAIEAAGTEPEPSPFRHERPGLLLLAFRIPKSGRAGAVEALARAGVPLEHETRWSVYVRDPEGNRVALSHHPED; this is translated from the coding sequence ATGGACGTTCAGGGCTTCCACCATGTGGCCATCCAGGCGAGGGACATCGAGCGGGTGACCGCCTTCTACCGGGACCTGCTCGGCTTCCCCGAGCTGACCCGGCACCTGAGGCCGGACGGCTCCCTGAGGAGCATCTGGGTGGGCGTGCCCGGAGGCGGCTTCCTGGCCATCGAGGCAGCGGGGACGGAGCCGGAGCCCAGCCCGTTCCGCCACGAGCGGCCGGGCCTGCTGCTGCTGGCGTTCCGGATTCCGAAGTCCGGACGGGCCGGCGCGGTGGAGGCGCTCGCCCGGGCGGGGGTCCCCCTGGAGCACGAGACGCGGTGGTCGGTGTACGTGAGGGACCCGGAGGGCAACCGGGTGGCGCTCAGCCACCACCCCGAGGACTAG
- a CDS encoding agmatinase family protein — protein MATHFDPSAAAQPGSGVFGLPHSPDEAHVVLIPVPFEATTSYGGGTSEGPAAVLDASRQVDLFDVETGRPYERGIAMLPEPQELRDWNTQAKERAQVVIEAGGIHSGEAELLQAAKDVNALCDQMNEYVYRTAKHWLEQGKRVGAVGGDHSISYGIIRAHAEKYPGMGVLHLDAHADLRVAYEGFTWSHASIMYNVAERIPGVKTLVQVGLRDMSAEEHGYIEGSKGRVHGFFDAALQNKRFDGIPWNRQVDEMVALLPQHVYLSFDIDGMDPVLCPHTGTPVPGGLSFPETVALISGVVRSGRTIVGFDLTEVSPDPEGGEWDGNVGARLLYKMIGWMLKSQKS, from the coding sequence ATGGCTACCCACTTCGACCCCAGCGCCGCCGCCCAGCCGGGCTCCGGCGTCTTCGGCCTCCCCCACTCGCCCGACGAGGCCCACGTCGTCCTCATCCCCGTCCCCTTCGAGGCCACCACCAGCTATGGCGGCGGTACCTCCGAGGGCCCCGCCGCCGTCCTCGACGCCAGCCGGCAGGTGGACCTCTTCGACGTGGAGACGGGCCGCCCCTACGAGCGCGGCATCGCCATGCTCCCCGAGCCCCAGGAGCTGCGCGACTGGAACACCCAGGCCAAGGAGCGCGCCCAGGTCGTCATCGAGGCCGGTGGCATCCACTCCGGCGAGGCCGAGCTGCTCCAGGCCGCGAAAGACGTCAACGCCCTCTGCGACCAGATGAACGAGTACGTCTACCGCACCGCGAAGCACTGGTTGGAGCAGGGCAAGCGCGTGGGCGCCGTGGGCGGTGACCACTCCATCTCCTACGGCATCATCCGCGCCCACGCGGAGAAGTACCCCGGCATGGGCGTGCTCCACCTGGACGCGCACGCCGACCTGCGCGTGGCCTACGAGGGCTTCACCTGGTCCCACGCGTCCATCATGTACAACGTCGCCGAGCGCATCCCTGGCGTGAAGACGCTCGTCCAGGTGGGCCTTCGCGACATGAGCGCGGAGGAGCACGGCTACATCGAGGGCTCCAAGGGCCGCGTCCACGGCTTCTTCGACGCCGCCCTCCAGAACAAGCGCTTCGACGGCATCCCCTGGAACCGGCAGGTGGATGAAATGGTCGCCCTGCTGCCCCAGCACGTCTACCTGTCCTTCGACATCGACGGGATGGACCCGGTGCTCTGCCCGCACACGGGCACCCCGGTGCCGGGCGGCCTGTCCTTCCCCGAGACGGTGGCGCTCATCTCCGGCGTCGTCCGCTCCGGCCGCACCATCGTCGGCTTCGACCTCACCGAGGTCTCCCCGGATCCAGAGGGCGGCGAGTGGGACGGTAACGTCGGCGCGCGCCTGCTCTACAAGATGATTGGCTGGATGCTGAAGTCGCAGAAGTCCTGA
- a CDS encoding DUF4215 domain-containing protein produces MRQDLSFQFRLGHALLAILCLLFLSCIQSESTTCPSGLLCASGMKCAARQDACILDDCGDGVIQPGEACDDGNITGADGCSPDCKSLELCGNDIVDTAVHENCDDGNAIGSDGCSADCKSNEECGNDFVDADETCDDGNHDDGDGCSADCQSDETCGNDLIDIDESCDDGNQVNGDGCSADCQSDESCGNGILDPGEVCDDGNEESGDGCSATCASEECGNQVVDANETCDDGNKVGGDGCSAVCRAEEGCGNGIKNANEECDDGNYFNDDDCLSSCVLARCGDGFMDQTPPVIEECDDGNALACGTCGQGCQVRQDSSIASGYFEAVEGGLIADGEIFSISDGRARLFFEFNKTGQVPDSHVEVSIGDGTAARGVAWAMAVAITKQISNGKLDIQVTGPGDKDALVRLDNVAPGTHGNQALIESVKDRGFLAEGMSEGAGHDCPEGTRCTRNEDCAGGDDGRIGKCKGGNADAGTVGSCILVRP; encoded by the coding sequence TCCTGTCCTGCATCCAATCCGAGAGCACCACCTGTCCATCAGGGCTGCTCTGTGCTTCGGGCATGAAGTGCGCAGCCAGACAGGATGCATGCATCCTTGACGACTGCGGCGATGGGGTCATCCAGCCCGGCGAAGCCTGTGACGATGGCAACATCACCGGCGCCGATGGCTGTAGCCCGGACTGCAAGTCGTTGGAGCTATGTGGGAACGACATCGTGGACACCGCCGTGCACGAGAATTGCGACGATGGCAATGCCATCGGGTCAGACGGATGCAGCGCTGACTGTAAATCAAACGAAGAGTGCGGCAATGACTTCGTTGATGCCGACGAGACGTGCGATGACGGCAATCATGATGATGGTGATGGATGCAGCGCGGACTGCCAATCCGACGAGACCTGTGGCAATGACCTCATCGACATCGACGAGAGTTGCGATGACGGCAACCAGGTGAATGGCGATGGATGTAGCGCCGATTGTCAATCGGACGAGAGCTGCGGCAATGGCATTCTCGATCCCGGTGAGGTGTGCGACGACGGCAACGAAGAGAGTGGCGACGGCTGCAGTGCGACTTGCGCCTCTGAAGAATGTGGCAATCAAGTCGTGGATGCCAACGAGACATGCGACGACGGCAACAAGGTGGGGGGCGACGGTTGCAGCGCTGTTTGCCGGGCGGAAGAGGGGTGTGGCAATGGCATTAAAAACGCCAACGAGGAGTGTGACGACGGCAATTACTTCAATGACGATGACTGCTTGTCGTCATGTGTCCTGGCCAGATGTGGCGATGGATTCATGGACCAAACCCCTCCTGTTATAGAGGAGTGCGACGATGGCAATGCCCTTGCCTGTGGGACCTGCGGGCAAGGCTGCCAGGTGCGTCAGGACTCCAGTATCGCCAGCGGGTATTTCGAAGCCGTCGAGGGGGGCCTAATTGCGGATGGCGAAATATTCTCCATCAGTGATGGTCGAGCCCGACTGTTCTTCGAGTTCAACAAGACAGGGCAAGTACCCGATTCTCATGTCGAAGTATCTATCGGTGATGGGACTGCTGCGCGGGGTGTGGCCTGGGCGATGGCGGTTGCCATCACGAAGCAAATCTCCAATGGGAAGTTGGACATCCAGGTGACGGGGCCCGGAGACAAAGACGCACTGGTGCGTCTGGATAACGTTGCCCCCGGCACCCACGGAAATCAGGCCCTCATCGAGTCCGTAAAGGACCGGGGCTTCCTGGCAGAGGGGATGAGTGAGGGCGCAGGCCACGACTGCCCCGAGGGGACCCGCTGCACACGCAATGAGGACTGTGCGGGAGGCGATGACGGCAGAATCGGGAAGTGCAAGGGGGGAAACGCGGATGCGGGAACTGTCGGTAGCTGCATCCTTGTGCGCCCCTGA
- a CDS encoding serine/threonine-protein kinase, with protein MSSVRYQSLGPLLAGEGSRAFLGLALEDGAPPRPVVLIWAPQEIAQNPEMTARLTRETSRALVFEHPNILRVHGLAVQDGGVARVTEFADGEPLRRLLEAHPRLPPQFAALVVADAAMGLHYAHVAGNDDGTPLVHGDIRPETLMLSFGGVTKVTGYGALGVAPREKDGKRVKNRRKYSAPEQLLGGREAVNVQSDVFLLGLVLHESLSGKMPFKETADPDKAVLNRSLPPLPQDVPLKIDAVVRKATTKRAYDRYPSALAFREALVEAVGTLPTHAQFAEFMAKYFPPENEARSARRRVIETGIAEVMQKAGVSPPVVAEFLARGTLPAGVLPAKWPALPGQLSVSGPVNLSSAASAGPEEGASVQGTPAAASSGPTTGSHAQVAAAGSSAQAPITGSAPVVPAASATVTTGSHAQVSASGSHAQIPSGTGAEQTAPASSASAQGPASGSHPQLPGGSASATGSNATVAPSHGTTGSNGTVAPAASAAASTASGASPAVGGQPPKGVPSAAQVPPAAVVASQQPSRSWVGFIVVGLVLTLGAGAIVLKRLPSNIEAEVDAGDPASMALLATADAGPVDAGVVDAGIPTGMLDLTVEPRVEASVPGIYLGRTPLSASLPAGRHVLTLSNPVLGIQVTRTITVPAGGRTAQQFFLNKGFATVRAPKGAIVTIDGRLVGAAPVEELDLYEGTHQLLVVVNNARWQRTFKMEPGQRVAFDVDFEAPVEE; from the coding sequence ATGAGTTCCGTTCGTTACCAGTCCCTCGGTCCCCTGCTGGCGGGGGAAGGCTCGCGTGCCTTCCTCGGCCTTGCCCTTGAGGACGGCGCGCCCCCCCGCCCCGTGGTGCTCATCTGGGCGCCGCAGGAGATTGCCCAGAACCCGGAGATGACGGCGAGGCTGACGCGAGAGACGTCGCGCGCGCTCGTCTTCGAGCACCCCAACATCCTCCGCGTCCACGGCCTGGCGGTACAGGACGGCGGCGTGGCGCGCGTCACCGAGTTCGCCGACGGCGAGCCCCTGCGCCGCCTGCTGGAGGCCCACCCCCGCCTGCCGCCGCAGTTCGCCGCGCTCGTCGTCGCGGACGCGGCCATGGGCCTGCACTACGCGCACGTCGCCGGCAATGACGACGGCACGCCACTGGTGCACGGCGACATCCGCCCGGAGACGCTGATGCTCTCCTTCGGCGGCGTGACGAAGGTGACGGGCTACGGCGCCCTCGGCGTGGCCCCGCGCGAGAAGGACGGCAAGCGCGTGAAGAACCGGCGCAAGTACAGCGCGCCCGAGCAGCTCCTGGGTGGCCGCGAGGCCGTCAACGTGCAGTCGGACGTGTTCCTGCTGGGGCTCGTGCTGCACGAGAGCCTGTCGGGGAAGATGCCGTTCAAGGAGACGGCGGACCCGGACAAGGCCGTGCTCAACCGCTCCCTGCCGCCGCTGCCGCAGGACGTGCCGCTGAAGATTGACGCGGTGGTGCGCAAGGCGACCACGAAGCGCGCGTATGACCGGTATCCGTCGGCGCTCGCGTTCCGTGAGGCGCTGGTGGAGGCGGTGGGCACGCTGCCCACGCATGCGCAGTTCGCCGAGTTCATGGCGAAGTACTTCCCGCCGGAGAACGAGGCGCGGTCGGCGCGGCGCCGGGTGATTGAGACGGGTATCGCGGAGGTGATGCAGAAGGCGGGAGTCTCGCCCCCCGTGGTGGCCGAGTTCCTCGCGCGCGGGACGCTGCCTGCGGGAGTGTTGCCCGCGAAGTGGCCGGCGCTGCCGGGACAGCTCTCCGTGTCGGGCCCCGTGAATCTGAGCAGCGCTGCTTCGGCGGGTCCCGAGGAAGGTGCTTCCGTTCAGGGCACTCCGGCGGCGGCGAGCTCCGGTCCGACCACGGGTTCTCACGCGCAGGTGGCGGCGGCCGGGAGCTCCGCGCAGGCGCCCATCACGGGCAGCGCGCCAGTGGTGCCGGCCGCGAGCGCGACGGTGACGACGGGGTCGCATGCGCAGGTGTCGGCCAGCGGCTCTCACGCACAGATTCCGAGCGGGACGGGGGCTGAGCAGACCGCACCGGCCTCCTCTGCTTCCGCGCAGGGCCCGGCCAGCGGCTCTCACCCACAGCTCCCGGGTGGGTCGGCCTCCGCAACGGGTTCGAATGCCACCGTTGCGCCCTCGCATGGGACGACGGGCTCGAATGGAACGGTGGCTCCCGCCGCTTCGGCTGCGGCCTCTACTGCTTCGGGCGCGTCACCTGCCGTCGGTGGGCAGCCGCCCAAGGGCGTTCCGTCCGCGGCGCAGGTTCCTCCGGCCGCCGTGGTGGCCTCGCAGCAGCCGTCACGCTCCTGGGTGGGGTTCATCGTCGTGGGGCTGGTGCTGACGCTCGGCGCGGGCGCCATCGTGCTCAAGCGGCTGCCCTCGAACATCGAGGCGGAAGTCGATGCGGGAGACCCCGCGTCCATGGCACTGCTGGCGACCGCCGACGCAGGGCCGGTGGATGCCGGTGTCGTGGACGCGGGCATCCCGACGGGCATGCTGGACCTCACCGTCGAGCCGCGCGTGGAAGCGTCCGTGCCTGGCATCTACCTGGGACGCACACCGCTGTCCGCGTCGCTACCGGCGGGCCGGCACGTGCTGACGCTCAGCAACCCCGTGCTCGGCATCCAGGTGACTCGCACCATCACCGTGCCGGCGGGTGGCCGCACCGCGCAGCAGTTCTTCCTCAACAAGGGCTTCGCCACCGTGCGCGCGCCGAAGGGCGCCATCGTCACCATCGACGGTCGCCTCGTGGGTGCTGCTCCCGTCGAGGAGCTGGACCTCTACGAGGGCACGCACCAGCTCCTCGTCGTCGTGAACAACGCGCGCTGGCAGCGGACCTTCAAGATGGAGCCCGGTCAGCGCGTTGCCTTCGACGTGGACTTCGAGGCACCCGTCGAGGAGTAG
- a CDS encoding ATP-binding protein, whose amino-acid sequence MSLVLVADDEPAVLEVLSQVVEDLGHDVLRARDGEEALGLAKARLPQLVVTDHMMPRLSGVELCRRMKQESRLKDVPIILLSAVLPQGAPEAYAFLHKPFEITDFESVIRQSLASAPRLESVDAGSPVEVLGQWVAQTLQGPLDTARAQLKRLEAGPAVDRVALESLEAQLRSMETLGRHLKDVARLAAGGLALQPVEADLTRHLRDAVMAWRAHAPVTLVAPSEPVSLRIDTERIRQIFDVLLGNAVRQSPDRSEVTVELQASRSLVTVQVKDSGPGIPEEEVPRLFTPFQTGPAGVTGLGLHVASELARLHGGALSAVSRPGQGSTFSLLLPRGG is encoded by the coding sequence ATGAGTCTCGTCCTGGTCGCGGACGATGAGCCAGCGGTGTTGGAGGTCCTCAGCCAGGTGGTGGAGGACCTGGGCCACGACGTACTGAGGGCGCGGGACGGCGAGGAGGCGCTCGGGCTCGCGAAGGCCCGTCTGCCCCAACTGGTGGTGACGGACCACATGATGCCGCGCCTGAGCGGCGTGGAGCTGTGCCGCCGGATGAAGCAGGAGTCCCGGCTCAAGGACGTGCCCATCATCCTGCTGAGCGCGGTGCTGCCGCAGGGGGCGCCGGAGGCCTATGCCTTCCTGCACAAGCCCTTCGAAATCACCGACTTCGAGTCGGTCATCCGCCAGTCCCTGGCCAGCGCGCCGCGTTTGGAGTCCGTGGACGCGGGCTCGCCCGTGGAGGTGCTGGGCCAGTGGGTGGCGCAGACGCTCCAGGGCCCGCTGGACACGGCGCGGGCGCAGCTCAAGCGGCTGGAAGCCGGGCCCGCGGTGGACCGCGTGGCGCTGGAGTCCCTGGAGGCGCAGCTCCGGTCCATGGAGACGCTGGGTCGTCACCTGAAGGACGTGGCGCGGCTTGCGGCGGGTGGGCTGGCGCTGCAGCCGGTGGAAGCGGACCTGACGCGGCACCTGCGTGACGCGGTGATGGCCTGGAGGGCGCATGCGCCGGTGACGCTGGTGGCGCCGTCGGAGCCGGTGTCGCTGCGCATCGACACGGAGCGCATCCGCCAGATTTTCGACGTGCTGCTGGGCAATGCCGTGCGGCAGAGCCCGGACCGGAGCGAGGTGACGGTGGAGCTGCAGGCGTCGCGCTCGCTGGTGACGGTGCAGGTGAAGGACTCGGGGCCGGGCATTCCCGAGGAGGAAGTGCCCCGACTCTTCACGCCCTTCCAGACGGGCCCCGCCGGCGTGACGGGGCTGGGGCTCCACGTGGCCTCGGAGCTGGCGCGCCTGCACGGCGGGGCGCTGTCGGCGGTGTCCCGCCCCGGCCAGGGCTCCACGTTCAGCCTGCTGCTGCCCCGGGGCGGGTGA